The DNA window ATATAAAAAATTAATCCTAAGGTCCAAAAAATTCCAATTAATACTTGCGATAAATGATGCTTGAAAGCATCACGCCAACTCGTGATTTCGTTGTTACGTTTTGGCGATTTCCACGTTATTGGACGTCCAATACATGCACTAAAAATAAAAAATGTATGACATACCATTTTAATCGGAGTAAAAAACATAGAAAATATTATTTCTAATAATATTGATAATATAAAACATTTAGCACCTCCAAATGGTTTTGAATTTTTGGAAATTATTAACGTTATACTAAATAACTTTGGTAAAAATAACAAAAATAAAGTTACAAAAAATAGTTCTGTAGCTATTTTTAAATACCAATAAGGAAAAAAATGAAAATAAGAGTTTATTGCAGAAATATATTGAAATTTAATATTATATATTATTTGTAATATTGTAGATAAAATTAAAAATGCAAACCAAAGCGGCGCTGATAAATACGACATCACTCCAGTTAAAAATACTATTCTATGCACTGGATGCAATCCTCTAACTAGAAATAATCTAAAATTCATTAAATTTCCGTAACACCATCTGCGATCTCGTTTTAATTCATCTAATAAGTTAGGTGGTGGCTCTTCATAACTCCCAGGTATATCATATGCAATCCATACTCCCCACCCGGCACGACGCATTAGAGCGGCTTCAACAAAATCATGTGATAAAATTGATCCAGACAAAATTCCGCTTCCAGGAAGGGGGGCGAGAATACAATTTTTCATAAATGGTTGAATTCGAATAATAGCGTTATGTCCCCAATAATGTGATTCTCCTAATTGCCAAAAATGCATTCCAGCTGTAAATAAAGGAGTATATACTTGTGTTGCAAACTGATGATAACGTGCGTATAAAGTATTCATGCCTGAAGTTTTTGGAATACTTTGGATAATTCCTGCTTTAGGATTTGATTCCATTAATTTGACAAGATGAATAAGACAATTTCCGCTCATGACACTATCTGCATCTAAAATAACCATATATGAGTATTTTTTACCCCATCTGCGGCAAAAATCATCAATATTTCCACTTTTTTGTTTTATACGTCTATGACGACGTCGGTAAAAAATATTATTAAATCCCTTGGTTTCTTCACATAATTCTATCCAAGACTTTTGTTCTGAAACACAAATATCTGGATTGTAACTATCGCTTAATATATATATATCAAAAAATTTAATTTTTCCAGTAGCTATAATAGATTCATAAGTAGCTTTTAAACCTGCAAATACACGTTCAACATTTTCATTACAAATCGGCATTAAAATCGCAGTTCGGTGGTGATGATTTAATTTTTTTTTAATATGATTGTTAGAAATATTAAATTTATCATTTTTTACACTTAATTGAATAAATCCCATAAATGCAGTCCAAAAACTAGCTGAAACCCAAAAAAATAAAACAAAAAATAGTAATAATATTGTAGTATGTAATGTATATAAGATAATTTTTTCAGAATATTTTAAAAAACTATAATTGAAGTTATGAATTAAATTTATACAAGATAAATTTTGGTGTAATAAAATACTATTTAACTTGTATGATGCTATCGTAGTTTGTATTAAAATTAAAAGTAAAAATATATATCTTCTTGCAATACCTACAATTCTCCATTTTTCTAAATTACACTTTTTTTTATTCTTAAAAATAAATTGAAAAATTTTTTTTTTATTAAAAAGTTGTTTAAAAATTAATATGTAAGAATTAATTATCCATGGTGTTGGAGCAATACTAGAACGATTTACTTTAGGTGTAGATCGGATTAATGGACGATTATTGGAATCTTTTATCATTATTTTTGGAAAATTTATAATTTTTGGCCAAGCTAATTTAAGACGTTTTTTTACAGATGACATCGTGATATCTTTCCAACAAAACATATTATATTTTTTATTTTTATTTTCGATTAAAGCACGATGTATGTAAAATAATCGTTTATAAGTGTATTTGTATATCTTGTGAGTTAAAATATCAATTTTTTTATTTGAACACTTTAAAAGTTTTATATAACTTGTATTAAGCAAAGTAAAATCTCGTCTAATTATTTTAGTTTAAAATTAATATAAATTAAAATTTCAATTTTTATATGTATTAAAATTTAAAATAATTTTTAATTATTCATAATGATAAATTTTTGATCTTTATAAGATATCTTTGAAAAATTTTATAAATTCATTTGAAAAAATTAAATATATTAAATATAATTGATTTATATCAAATATATAAATTTATTGAAACATATCATAGTTCATTATATAATAATAAATATAGTAATTTTACTACAATTTAGTTTATTAATTTTAAAAGGCAGAAGATCTTTAATATGAAATTTACTTATATTTAAATATTTTAAAAATTTTTTCAGAATTATTTTATTTTCATTTTGAAAACTAAAAATTTATTTTTGATTGAAGCATATTTATTAGTTTAATAAAATAAATCAAGTATATATTTTATACATAAAAAAATTGATTATATACTTTTTTAATCGTTATTTCATGTAAATATTTCAAAAATTATTTTTCATTTCTCTAAGAGTTTTAAAAATATACCATTCTTCTTCTAGTAATAAAGATTTTAGCTTGCCTTGAAAATTGAAATTGTAAGGATTTAAAAAGATGTTAATTTGACGTTCTAAATATAATATAGACGGCACAGTGGGTTTTTTATGCAAACGTAGCATTTCGACATGTTTTTTATAAAGTAGCAATGCAGCATTTTCAGGTAATATACTAAGCGCAAAATTCAAATTTTGCAAAGTATATTCGTGTCCTGCACAAATTAGTGTATTTGGAGGCATCTTATTTATTTTTTTAATTGATAGATACATATCATAAGCATTTCCTTCAAATAATCTTCCACATCCTGCAGAAAATAAAGTGTCACCAGAAAAAAACCATGGGGTAGTATAAAATCCTATATGACCTAAAGTGTGTCCGGGAAGATTAAATACCTGAAATATTTGATTTAATAAAAATAACTTATCTCCTTCTTTTACTATTTTAGTAGTACCGTTATAGATTGTTTCTTTAGGGCCATATACAGGAATTTGAAAAATATCTTTCAATTTTTGTACGCCATCAACATGATCGTAATGATGATGCGTTAATAATATTGCGATTGGTATAAAATTTTTTTTTACACATAACTTATATACAGAACTATATTCTCCTGGATCAATAATTAAACATTCTTTTTTTTCATTATATAAAATCCAAATATAGTTATCTTTATTTGATTCAATCTTAGTAAGATACATATAGTTTTCCTGGTTGAGTTGAAATTAATAACATTATTTATTTTTAATACTATTTAATGCATAGTAAACTTATAAAATAAATTGTAATTAATTTTTTTTATACAATAAAAAAATTTTTTTTATTTAACATAGAATTATATCATAATTGCGTTATTATATTTTTGATAAAAAATTTATAACGTTCATGAAAAAAATTTTTATTAAAAAAAATTAAAATTTATATTAGTCAATATAAATTTTATTCAATAAAATACGAATAAACTTTGAGCATCTAAAAAATATAATATTAAATATTGAAATTAAAAATATAATATTAATTTTAACATTTTCGATACTTTATATCTACCGTACTAGGATTTTCAGCAGCAAGACGTGCTAATAAATCACACCTGTCATGCTCTGTGTAATTTGTATGTCCTTTAATCCAATTCCAGTGAACAAGATGTTTTTTTATAAGCGAATCAAGTTGTTTCCATAAATCAATATTTTTTACAGGTTTATTTCTTTTTGTTTTCCAATCATTTTGTTTCCAAAATTGGATCCATTTTGTAATTCCATATCTTAAATAGTTACTGTCTGTATTCAAAGTAATATTATAAATATCTTCTAATGATTCTAAAGCTATGATAGCTGCTAATAATTCCATTCTGTTATTAGTCGTAAAATAATATCCATTACTAATTTCTTTATATAATCCATCACCAAATATTAAAATACCATATCCTCCTGGTCCAGGATTCCCTAAACATGATCCATCTGTAAATATTTTAATTTTCTTTTTCATTGTAATGTATTAATATCTTAAAAACATTTAATTATTTTTAATATATGCAAACTCAAATTGATAGACAAATTGTTTTAGATACTGAAACAACTGGAATCAATAAATATGGACCACATTATTATAATCATAAAATAATTGAGATTGGAGCAATAGAAATTATTAATCGTAGATTCACCAATCAATGTTTTCATACATATTTAAAACCCAATCGTCCCGTAGATATTTCTGCTTTTAAAATACATGGTATTAGTGATGAATTCTTATTTGATAAACCTATTTTTTCTAATATAGCTTTAGATTTTATTAATTTTATCAAAGGGTCGGAGTTAATAATTCATAATGCTAATTTTGATGTAGGATTTATAAATTACGAACTTAAATTAATGCAAAATAATCTTCAAAATATTGCAGAAATTTGCACTGTTACAGATACATTAAAATTAGCAAGAAAAATATTCCCCGGAAAACGTAACAATCTGGATGCATTATCCGAGAGATATGGTGTAAATACTGCAAAAAGAACTATGCATGGAGCATTATTAGATGCTGAAATCCTTTCTCATGTATATCTGTCAATGACAGGAGGGCAAATTTGCATAAATTTTTCAAAAAAAATGAATGCTAATATTTTACGAAAAAATTATAAATTTTTTGATAAAAATCATCATAAAAAAACAATAAAAACAAGCACTCCGATAATTTATGCAAATGCAGAAGAAATACATGCACATAAAAAATATATTCAAATGATAAAAAATACAAATAATTTTTGTTTATGGGATGAAAAATAAAAATTTTCACGAAACTTATAAATACATTAATTTAAGATCAAAGATCTCTACTATATAGATAGTAAGAAGTACGTTTAGTAGTTTTTTTTCTATATATCTTCCAACTTTTTGGAACTATAGGATCTGAATTTGATCGATCTATTTCAATGTAAATCCACGATTTTTGCTTTAAAAAATAATTTTTTTCTAAAAAATAAACTACATAATTAACTAAATTAATATTTAAATATGGAGGATCAATAAAAACTATATCAAAAGAAAATCGTGGTTTTTTTAACCAAATTAAAATATTCGTCGTGATAACACGAAAATTTTTTGCATGTAAATCATTTAATTTTTTCATTAATCTTAGATTAAGATATAAATTTTTTTCTATAAAAAAAACAAATTTGGCATATCTTGACAACGCTTCACTACCCAATATACCGGTACCAGAAAAACAATCTAAACATAAAGATCCTTGAACAACAGGAGCAAGCCAATTAAACAATGTTTCTCGAATCGAACTTAAAGTAGGACGCAAATCAGTAATAAATGGTACTAAAAATTTTGTATTTTTCCATTTTCCTCCAATAATACGAATTTTATGTTTATTTAAATTTTTTATGTTCATTTTTATGATTATAATTATTTATTTAATTATGATTTTAAATATTTATTTAAAAATAGATTATTGATTTAAACTTAATTAAAAATTTAATTAAATGATTAAAATTAACTAATTTTTTAATGGTATAATATATTAATTAATATTTTTTAGTAAACTATCACATAACAAAAAGAATGAAAAATACAAATATAGAAAAAAAATCTAATTTTTTGAAACAATTTAATACTAAAATTTTTGCCAATATAAAATCAAGCTTAATTAACAGCCAAAAATATTTTGGCAAAAAATTGTCTAACATTTTTCAATCTAAACAAATAAATGAAACATTATTTAATGAAATTGAAACACATTTGTTAAGTTCTGATTTAGGAGTACAAACTACAAAAAAAATTCTTGATAGTTTAATAATCGAAAATAAAAAAAAAAATATTGTATGTTCTAATGAATTATATATTTTACTTAAAAAAGAAATTTTGAATATTCTAATTAAAGTGCAAAAACCAATTACTTTTAACAAAAAAATGCCATTTATTATTTTAATGGTAGGCGTAAATGGTGTAGGAAAAACTACTACTATTGTAAAAATGGCATATAAATACAAGTCAGAAGGAAAAAAAGTAGTAATAGTAGCAGGAGATACATTTCGTGCTGGAGCCATAGAACAAATAAAAATATTAGGAGATAAATACGATATTCCAGTAATTTATGATTATTATAAATCTGATGCGGCTTCAATAATATTTATGGCAATTAATTATGCCAAAAAAAATAAAATTCAAATTTTAATTATAGATACTGCAGGAAGATTACATAATAAAATTAATTTAATGAAAGAACTTAAAAAAATAGTACAAGTTATTAAAAAATTAGATTTTACAGCTCCGCATGAAACTATGATCGCTATTGATGCACATACCGGTCAAAATACTATAAATCAGGTAAAAATTTTTAACAACATTATCGATATTAGCGGAATTACATTAACAAAATTAGACGGTACTGCAAAAGGTGGAGCAATTATTGGATTAGCGAATGAATTTCATATTCCTATTCGTTATATTGGATATGGCAAACATGTTCAAGATTTATACCAATTTCAATCTAGTACATTTGTAGAAGCATTATTTTCTCAAAAAAAATAAAATTTTTGTTACTTATAATTGAAGGTATTATACATAACAATTAATTTAAAAAAAGTTAATTTAAATTTTTTAAAATTATTAATTTTTAACAAATTTATTGTAATAAATTTAATAAATATATAATATATTTTACTATATTTTGAGGAAATATATGAAAAATATAAACACTTTAACATGTGTTACACAAAGTAGCTTAGAAGCATATATTAAAACTGCCAACTCTTATTCTATGTTAAGTATAGAAGAAGAAAAATTTTTAACTAAACGACTGCACTATAATAGAGATTTATTAGCAGCAAAAAAATTAATATTATCTCATTTAAGATTTGTAATTCATATTGCACGAAATTATTCTGGATATGGATTACCTCAAGCTGACTTAATTCAAGAAGGTAATGTCGGATTAATGAAAGCCGTGCGTAGATTTAATCCAGAAATTGGCGTACGATTAGTATCGTTTGCAGTACATTGGATTAAAGCTGAAATTCATGAATATGTTTTAAGAAATTGGAGAATTGTGAAAGTTGCTACTACTAAAGCACAAAGAAAATTGTTTTTTAATTTACGTAAAGCTAAAAAAAAACTTGGATGGTTTAATCAATACGAAGTAGATATGTTAGCTAAAACTCTTGGCGTTACAAG is part of the Wigglesworthia glossinidia endosymbiont of Glossina morsitans morsitans (Yale colony) genome and encodes:
- the mdoH gene encoding glucans biosynthesis glucosyltransferase MdoH, with protein sequence MLNTSYIKLLKCSNKKIDILTHKIYKYTYKRLFYIHRALIENKNKKYNMFCWKDITMSSVKKRLKLAWPKIINFPKIMIKDSNNRPLIRSTPKVNRSSIAPTPWIINSYILIFKQLFNKKKIFQFIFKNKKKCNLEKWRIVGIARRYIFLLLILIQTTIASYKLNSILLHQNLSCINLIHNFNYSFLKYSEKIILYTLHTTILLLFFVLFFWVSASFWTAFMGFIQLSVKNDKFNISNNHIKKKLNHHHRTAILMPICNENVERVFAGLKATYESIIATGKIKFFDIYILSDSYNPDICVSEQKSWIELCEETKGFNNIFYRRRHRRIKQKSGNIDDFCRRWGKKYSYMVILDADSVMSGNCLIHLVKLMESNPKAGIIQSIPKTSGMNTLYARYHQFATQVYTPLFTAGMHFWQLGESHYWGHNAIIRIQPFMKNCILAPLPGSGILSGSILSHDFVEAALMRRAGWGVWIAYDIPGSYEEPPPNLLDELKRDRRWCYGNLMNFRLFLVRGLHPVHRIVFLTGVMSYLSAPLWFAFLILSTILQIIYNIKFQYISAINSYFHFFPYWYLKIATELFFVTLFLLFLPKLFSITLIISKNSKPFGGAKCFILSILLEIIFSMFFTPIKMVCHTFFIFSACIGRPITWKSPKRNNEITSWRDAFKHHLSQVLIGIFWTLGLIFYINFKYLFWFIPILSALIMSPLISVYSSYSTIGLFLKKLNLFLIPEEYLPPKELVNTKKYFKINQSRLLKNGFFQAIIHPAYNALAITFANSRHNHSELIEINRQKYLNIIFLKGIKNLDIFERLFILNDPVILSKLHFLIWLQSKKNLLKSK
- the gloB gene encoding hydroxyacylglutathione hydrolase encodes the protein MYLTKIESNKDNYIWILYNEKKECLIIDPGEYSSVYKLCVKKNFIPIAILLTHHHYDHVDGVQKLKDIFQIPVYGPKETIYNGTTKIVKEGDKLFLLNQIFQVFNLPGHTLGHIGFYTTPWFFSGDTLFSAGCGRLFEGNAYDMYLSIKKINKMPPNTLICAGHEYTLQNLNFALSILPENAALLLYKKHVEMLRLHKKPTVPSILYLERQINIFLNPYNFNFQGKLKSLLLEEEWYIFKTLREMKNNF
- the rnhA gene encoding ribonuclease HI, whose amino-acid sequence is MKKKIKIFTDGSCLGNPGPGGYGILIFGDGLYKEISNGYYFTTNNRMELLAAIIALESLEDIYNITLNTDSNYLRYGITKWIQFWKQNDWKTKRNKPVKNIDLWKQLDSLIKKHLVHWNWIKGHTNYTEHDRCDLLARLAAENPSTVDIKYRKC
- the dnaQ gene encoding DNA polymerase III subunit epsilon, which codes for MQTQIDRQIVLDTETTGINKYGPHYYNHKIIEIGAIEIINRRFTNQCFHTYLKPNRPVDISAFKIHGISDEFLFDKPIFSNIALDFINFIKGSELIIHNANFDVGFINYELKLMQNNLQNIAEICTVTDTLKLARKIFPGKRNNLDALSERYGVNTAKRTMHGALLDAEILSHVYLSMTGGQICINFSKKMNANILRKNYKFFDKNHHKKTIKTSTPIIYANAEEIHAHKKYIQMIKNTNNFCLWDEK
- the rsmD gene encoding 16S rRNA (guanine(966)-N(2))-methyltransferase RsmD; its protein translation is MNIKNLNKHKIRIIGGKWKNTKFLVPFITDLRPTLSSIRETLFNWLAPVVQGSLCLDCFSGTGILGSEALSRYAKFVFFIEKNLYLNLRLMKKLNDLHAKNFRVITTNILIWLKKPRFSFDIVFIDPPYLNINLVNYVVYFLEKNYFLKQKSWIYIEIDRSNSDPIVPKSWKIYRKKTTKRTSYYLYSRDL
- the ftsY gene encoding signal recognition particle-docking protein FtsY yields the protein MKNTNIEKKSNFLKQFNTKIFANIKSSLINSQKYFGKKLSNIFQSKQINETLFNEIETHLLSSDLGVQTTKKILDSLIIENKKKNIVCSNELYILLKKEILNILIKVQKPITFNKKMPFIILMVGVNGVGKTTTIVKMAYKYKSEGKKVVIVAGDTFRAGAIEQIKILGDKYDIPVIYDYYKSDAASIIFMAINYAKKNKIQILIIDTAGRLHNKINLMKELKKIVQVIKKLDFTAPHETMIAIDAHTGQNTINQVKIFNNIIDISGITLTKLDGTAKGGAIIGLANEFHIPIRYIGYGKHVQDLYQFQSSTFVEALFSQKK
- the rpoH gene encoding RNA polymerase sigma factor RpoH; its protein translation is MKNINTLTCVTQSSLEAYIKTANSYSMLSIEEEKFLTKRLHYNRDLLAAKKLILSHLRFVIHIARNYSGYGLPQADLIQEGNVGLMKAVRRFNPEIGVRLVSFAVHWIKAEIHEYVLRNWRIVKVATTKAQRKLFFNLRKAKKKLGWFNQYEVDMLAKTLGVTSKDVREMESRMSAQDMRFDFHLEEEKNKRCSTRYLKDKTSNFANLIAEDNWDLHATDKLCSALSQLDLRSQEIIRARWLQDDNKSTLQMLAKKYGISAERVRQLEQNAMKKIRFSVES